A single Watersipora subatra chromosome 7, tzWatSuba1.1, whole genome shotgun sequence DNA region contains:
- the LOC137399544 gene encoding coiled-coil domain-containing protein 85B-like encodes MNEEEMWKCSREQLIQYSQKLQSDKQTLLHDHNNKMKDANQRLQTNLLEIRNLKEINKKLQDDVQELRDLCCFLDDDRQKYRKLSREWQRFGRHTSSVIRNEVSSQQSKFKSLSTELDSLLKDNEELKELVLYLDTERGSTRRDEGDGSSGNSDDQLASSSPQKPLNSHPALSEETLKYIQHLEERIDLLECQLRKQSEPSTENSWISTANISQAMKVLEVHKRIESAATATKYSRASSPSSRRPGQPHNSFDTHEKSLLRELCNVAWKTLEEDAVTVKPQRPVIPQNSRV; translated from the exons ATGAATGAAGAGGAGATGTGGAAATGCTCAAGGGAGCAGCTCATCCAATATTCACAAAAATTGCAGTCTGACAAGCAAACATTACTACATGACCACAACAACAAAATGAAG GACGCAAACCAGCGACTTCAGACTAATCTTTTGGAAATAAGGAATCTCAAGGAAATCAACAAAAAGTTGCAAGATGATGTTCAGGAGTTGCGAGACCTTTGCTGCTTTCTTGATGATGACAGGCAGAAATATCGCAAGCTATCGCGTGAATGGCAGCGTTTTGGAAGGCACACATCATCAGTCATTCGCAACGAAGTTTCTTCACAGCAGTCCAAGTTTAAATCACTTTCGACTGAGCTTGACTCACTG TTGAAGGACAATGAAGAGCTCAAGGAACTAGTCCTATATTTGGATACTGAGAGGGGTTCAACTCGTCGAGATGAAGGGGATGGGAGCAGTGGCAATTCTGATGATCAGTTGGCTTCTTCATCTCCACAGAAACCTCTAAATTCACATCCAGCTCTTTCTG AAGAAACTTTGAAGTACATCCAGCATCTGGAGGAAAGAATAGACTTACTCGAGTGTCAGCTTCGTAAGCAGTCTGAACCGTCCACCGAGAATTCTTGGATATCAACTGCCAACATCTCTCAGGCTATGAAA GTGTTGGAAGTGCACAAAAGAATAGAGAGCGCTGCCACTGCAACTAAATATAGCCGTGCATCTTCACCGTCTAGTCGACGACCTGGTCAACCTCACAATTCCTTTGATACGCATGAGAAGTCACTCCTGAGGGAGCTTTGCAAT GTTGCCTGGAAGACTTTAGAAGAAGATGCAGTAACTGTAAAACCACAACGGCCTGTGATACCACAGAATTCAAGAGTTTGA